Proteins encoded together in one Larus michahellis chromosome 4, bLarMic1.1, whole genome shotgun sequence window:
- the FREY1 gene encoding protein Frey 1, translating into MRCWLLLLALLLGAALPPRQRVSYSVPEDFSAPLELPQQHFGLVDDYGIKPKQPRLRTRVAWEQPVGLRRAGKSKRDELDLLEYYYDAHL; encoded by the exons ATGAGgtgctggctcctgctgctcGCCCTGCTACTGGGGGCTGCCCTCCCGCCGCGCCAGAG GGTCAGCTACTCAGTCCCTGAGGACTTCTCTGCTCCCCTGGAGCTCCCACAGCAGCACTTTGGCTTGGTGGATG ATTACGGCATCAAGCCCAAGCAGCCTCGCCTAAGAACCCGTGTGGCCTGGGagcagccggtggggctgcgcaGAGCTGGGAAAAGCAAGCGTGATGAGCTTGACTTGCTGGAGTACTACTATGATGCCCATCTGTGA